The genomic segment TCGCTGCCGCACGCCACGCATCCCCACACCACCACGAACCCGCACGCACGCAGCGCTCGCCGCATCCTCATCTCCCGTTCTGGACCGATGCCGGCGCGGCGATCCGCTCCGCCCCGGCGTACACGTTGAAGCGGGCCTCGCGCAGGAAGCCCACCAGCGTCATCCCCGCCTGCTCCGCCAGCTCCACCGCCAGGCTGCTCGGTGCCGACACCCCGGCCAGCACGGCCACCCCGGCGCGCGCCGCCTTCTGCACCAGCTCGAAGCTGAGGCGCCCGCTCACCAGCACGACGCGGTCCGCCAGCGGCACCTCGCCCGCGAGCAGGGCGCCGCCGACGAGCTTGTCCATCGCGTTGTGGCGGCCCACGTCCTCGCGCACGCGCAGGAGATTGCCGTCCGCGTCGAAGAGCGCGGCGGCGTGCAGGCCGCCCGTGCGCTCGAACACCGCCTGCGACGGCCGCAGCTTCCCGGGCAGCGACAGCAACGTCTCCGGCGTCACCGAAACGTCGGAGACGATTCGCGGGCAGGGGGCGCCCGTCACCGCCTCGATGGAGGCCTTGCCGCACACGCCGCAGCTGCTGGTCGCGAAGAAGTTGCGGGCGAGCTGCGCCGGATCGAACGCGACGCCGGGTGCGAGGACGACGTTGACCACGTTGTAGCGCTGCTCGGCATCCACGCAGTACGAGATCGTCCCGATGTCCGCGCCGCCGCCGATCAGCCCCTCGGCGTAGAGGAAGCCGGCGGCGAGCTCGAAGTCCGCGCCCGGCGTCCGCATGGTCACGGAGACGCGGTGAGCGCGGTCGGAGAGGACGCGGCGGCCTCGCGCGTCATCCGCGCGGACGATGCGGATCTCCAGCGGCTCCTCGGTCGCGAGCACGTCGGTG from the Longimicrobiaceae bacterium genome contains:
- the fdhD gene encoding formate dehydrogenase accessory sulfurtransferase FdhD, with amino-acid sequence MTARPGSTVRRAVDQVSFDGGEAVRRTRTDVLATEEPLEIRIVRADDARGRRVLSDRAHRVSVTMRTPGADFELAAGFLYAEGLIGGGADIGTISYCVDAEQRYNVVNVVLAPGVAFDPAQLARNFFATSSCGVCGKASIEAVTGAPCPRIVSDVSVTPETLLSLPGKLRPSQAVFERTGGLHAAALFDADGNLLRVREDVGRHNAMDKLVGGALLAGEVPLADRVVLVSGRLSFELVQKAARAGVAVLAGVSAPSSLAVELAEQAGMTLVGFLREARFNVYAGAERIAAPASVQNGR